From a region of the Leptidea sinapis chromosome 6, ilLepSina1.1, whole genome shotgun sequence genome:
- the LOC126965095 gene encoding uncharacterized protein LOC126965095 isoform X1 → MCCDLQMLSVQVPGCAGMERLGAPGGPRLRHHHTALEWEKQQRLQAMVGRLQEMVEQETRARSAAAAERLGLPPSIQLPDGEYGQDAHLQLRVPYQVPSRADQKQFSTSTQQMRERRARMGRRGGRAGRAAGRRRGAGGLQEGRPPPEGHAVVGPHGRAPPSRAAAPRGAPALRHGAAPRAAPRRVTHPRRRTSLPYHAYIPLSGRSDSPVCTRVPEYYRLANLFIWDCGGRRARARTRTL, encoded by the exons TGTGTTGTGATTTACAGATGCTCTCGGTCCAAGTGCCGGGGTGCGCGGGAATGGAGCGGCTGGGAGCGCCGGGGGGGCCGCGGCTACGACATCACCACACCGCACT GGAATGGGAGAAGCAGCAAAGGCTGCAGGCGATGGTCGGTCGCCTGCAGGAGATGGTGGAGCAAGAGACGCGTGCGAGGTCCGCCGCGGCAGCAGAGCGGCTGGGACTTCCCCCCAGCATACAGCTTCCAGACGGAGAGTACGGTCAGGACGCGCATCTTCAGCTGCGAGTCCCATATCAGGTCC CAAGCCGAGCTGACCAGAAGCAGTTTTCAACCTCCACCCAACAAATGCGTGAGCGACGTGCCCGAATGGGCCGGCGCGGTGGACGCGCCGGGCGGGCGGCGGGGCGGCGCCGCGGGGCCGGGGGGCTCCAAGAAGGACGGCCTCCTCCAGAAGGCCACGCGGTGGTGGGTCCGCATGGGCGCGCGCCCCCCTCCCGCGCTGCTGCCCCGCGCGGCGCCCCCGCCCTGCGTCATGGTGCCGCGCCGCGCGCCGCCCCCCGACGCGTGACGCACCCGCGTCGCCGCACCTCTCTACCATATCACGCTTACATTCCATTATCGGGACGTTCAGACTCGCCAGTGTGCACGCGCGTCCCGGAGTATTATAGACttgctaatttatttatttgggacTGTGGCGGCCGCCGGGCGCGCGCTCGAACGCGTACTTTGTGA